The Sebastes fasciatus isolate fSebFas1 chromosome 13, fSebFas1.pri, whole genome shotgun sequence genome includes a region encoding these proteins:
- the pmp22a gene encoding peripheral myelin protein 22a gives MLLILLGVLVLHLIILILLIVSTAASAWSVGGDMSTDLWYNCMTTNGGYHCKPAGSEDWIQAVQALMILSLLFCFFSLIAFVFQLFKLVKGGRFFFTAIFQILASVFVMCGAIIYTVMSPDYGSGAQFGYAYVLAWVAFPLCLISGLIYIVLRKKE, from the exons ATGCTGCTCATTCTGCTCGGGGTGCTTGTTTTGCACCTAATCATCCTCATTCTTCTCATTGTGTCGACAGCAGCCAGT GCCTGGTCTGTAGGTGGGGATATGAGCACAGATCTATGGTACAACTGCATGACAACTAATGGAGGCTACCACTGCAAGCCAGCTGGCAGTGAAG ACTGGATCCAGGCGGTGCAAGCCCTCATGATCCTGTCCCtgctcttctgcttcttctcccTCATCGCGTTCGTCTTCCAGCTCTTCAAACTGGTCAAGGGCGGACGCTTCTTCTTCACCGCCATCTTCCAGATCTTGGCGA GTGTGTTTGTGATGTGCGGGGCGATCATCTACACCGTGATGAGTCCGGATTACGGATCCGGTGCACAGTTCGGCTACGCCTACGTGCTGGCCTGGGTggctttccctctctgtctcatcAGCGGCCTCATTTATATCGTCCTGAGGAAGAAGGAATGA